The following are from one region of the Bacteroidales bacterium genome:
- a CDS encoding translocation/assembly module TamB: MQKQVFHIEKIRKITLYGILLIVFLLSSLMLLLQTSYIQTKITQFIIRELSAKLNADINIDNVKISLFRGFVFNGINIQDQQNDTLLSVKELSVIPAGLQINFEDISLKEIIIDDLFLNLYETNIDTLNLQYILDALKSDKETDTSQNFKISSKTTVINNSCFSYRKIDTVIVKDFNYKNMRLDSFSLKVNDLLINNDDITAQIEKLSFKDKSGFIINNFQSQKININPEHIRLKKLFVKTNNSQLNFDSLNIDYPKGYKFDNFLTEADVDILINKSSYISYKDVKFFITDTADYTEKLYISAHIRGSPNNFSVKNLELNYEELFNLKMDAKVRDLPAFKDPYFNISIIKLSTDVKKIKALKIPGKDELLANIPEEFHKIETINYSGKTKGRFSRFISKGEISGNFGTININALAKNDSLSGINIEGELSGKELDIAKTFDNNDLGKLTFNQNIDFSYSKSKKIKIKTFGKVDEFTYKNYTYRDIDLYAELLDKKVDSLSVKIDQKEIKAEIIGNIEFIPGMPEFNITVDIDRADLKRLNLDSAENRSTISLKLQAFFNGLNIDDFTGVISLKEPLNYTKDSVSISVNELILRGYTLKVNHEETKKITLDSDIGDMQIISKGKTSKTFASLKSLVTNIFKAEENETADEIDTTQTGYVDFEVNLKNPKIITSLFLPEVEIAKDTKIYGYYHPQKHNLYLSLNALIFNYKNVTVNDFYIIAYTKNRKLFAGTGGSSLIPNESFLFENINLEGDFQNDTVNFNLIWDNFKDSANYAADISGLINLKKNNNKTSYQCSFSNSEIIINDIPWFFSKSIITIDSTHINISDLSFKNKVEEIYIDGNISNYPGDILYTEFKNFSLENLSPITPGKLKLYGKLSGSATLAHLYETPLIFTRDSIADLKINDIDFGNLYITSHWDNIGNKIHVNAYNLKGEKRQFMNDTIYGDYWPEKDSISFIADIRSMTLKTLEHYYEDYVGFNRTAFVTGKILINGYLKEPSLTGDLKLKQTTAHIKYLNTTNNIQEMDIHFDNEIITFSETKLLSGKFGSALLKGNIRHNNFSNFILGIDLDADNFMLSDIIPTDSSFFYGKAFGTGNIRISGPLEDLKLVADITTNKNTEIFIPVSSNETFEEENSFIKFITDTTVKEKITIQEQYAVEYGGFSMNVKLNVTPDAAIQIIFNESTGDLFTNGEGNLNLTLNREGDFNMFGNYIISEGRYNFNIKEYKKDFIIEEGGSLNWYGNPEDATIDIKAVNKLYNVALKDLGLILDETKKTDAACYIHMTGRLLNPELKLYAEILDDHPEYIQNLNALGENDMNEQFLFLLIFRKFRPLPGMEGSGPQADVGELLTEQFNSLLKNTGVGVGYESGDELLTDKYIVKYDQAVLDGRIVFKGEFGMGGANTNIEPGTNPANNYVGEVEVEAKLNRKGTVRAKVYNKANDQIENEGDYIQGMGFVWRKKFNTLKIWGREEEKDSIKTKRFIKKIKNQNP; the protein is encoded by the coding sequence ATGCAAAAGCAAGTATTCCATATAGAAAAGATTAGAAAGATAACCCTTTACGGTATTTTATTAATTGTTTTTCTGTTAAGTTCATTGATGCTTTTATTGCAAACAAGTTATATTCAAACAAAAATCACCCAATTTATTATAAGGGAATTATCCGCAAAATTAAATGCAGACATTAATATTGATAATGTAAAAATCAGCTTATTCAGAGGATTTGTTTTTAATGGTATAAATATTCAAGACCAACAAAATGATACTTTACTGTCTGTAAAAGAATTATCTGTTATCCCTGCCGGTTTACAAATAAATTTTGAGGATATCTCTTTAAAAGAAATAATAATTGATGATCTGTTTCTTAATTTATATGAAACGAATATTGATACTTTAAATTTGCAGTATATCCTTGATGCTCTTAAATCAGATAAAGAAACGGATACTTCTCAAAATTTTAAAATCAGCTCAAAAACCACAGTAATAAATAATTCCTGTTTTTCGTACAGGAAAATTGATACAGTAATTGTAAAAGATTTTAATTATAAGAACATGAGGTTGGACAGTTTTTCTTTAAAAGTTAATGATCTGTTAATTAATAATGATGATATAACAGCTCAAATTGAAAAACTCTCTTTTAAAGATAAAAGCGGCTTTATAATAAATAATTTTCAGTCTCAAAAAATAAATATTAATCCTGAACATATAAGGTTGAAAAAACTGTTTGTTAAAACAAATAATTCTCAATTAAATTTTGACAGCCTTAACATCGATTATCCGAAGGGTTATAAGTTTGATAATTTTTTAACAGAAGCAGATGTAGATATTTTAATTAACAAATCCAGCTATATTTCATATAAGGATGTAAAGTTTTTCATTACCGATACAGCTGATTACACTGAGAAATTATATATTTCGGCACATATCAGAGGATCTCCCAATAATTTCAGTGTTAAAAACTTGGAATTGAATTATGAAGAATTGTTCAATTTAAAAATGGATGCAAAGGTTAGAGATCTTCCTGCATTTAAAGACCCTTATTTTAATATTTCTATTATTAAGCTTTCTACTGATGTAAAAAAAATAAAAGCATTAAAAATTCCAGGCAAAGATGAATTATTGGCAAATATTCCGGAAGAATTTCATAAAATCGAAACAATTAATTATTCCGGTAAAACAAAAGGAAGGTTTTCTCGATTTATTTCTAAAGGTGAAATATCCGGGAACTTCGGAACAATAAATATAAATGCTTTGGCAAAAAATGATTCATTATCAGGAATAAATATTGAAGGGGAATTATCCGGAAAAGAATTAGATATTGCCAAAACATTTGATAATAATGACTTAGGGAAATTAACTTTTAATCAAAATATTGATTTTTCATATTCAAAAAGCAAAAAAATCAAGATAAAAACTTTTGGCAAAGTTGATGAATTCACATATAAAAATTACACTTATAGAGATATTGATCTTTATGCAGAACTTTTAGACAAAAAAGTTGACAGCCTGTCTGTCAAAATTGATCAAAAAGAAATCAAAGCGGAAATAATCGGAAACATAGAATTTATTCCCGGAATGCCTGAATTTAATATCACAGTTGATATTGACAGAGCTGATCTGAAACGCTTAAATTTAGACAGTGCAGAAAATCGCTCAACAATTTCATTAAAATTACAAGCCTTTTTTAACGGATTGAATATTGATGATTTTACGGGGGTAATAAGTTTAAAAGAGCCTCTAAATTATACTAAAGACAGTGTTTCAATTTCAGTAAATGAATTGATCCTTCGCGGTTATACCTTGAAGGTAAATCATGAAGAAACAAAAAAAATTACACTGGATTCAGATATCGGAGATATGCAAATAATCAGTAAAGGGAAAACATCAAAAACCTTTGCTTCATTGAAAAGTTTGGTAACAAATATTTTTAAAGCTGAAGAAAACGAAACTGCTGATGAAATTGATACAACCCAAACAGGATATGTTGATTTTGAGGTAAATCTAAAAAACCCGAAAATTATTACATCTTTGTTTTTACCGGAAGTAGAAATTGCAAAAGACACAAAAATATACGGATATTATCACCCCCAAAAACATAATTTATACTTGTCTTTAAATGCATTAATTTTCAATTATAAAAATGTTACAGTTAATGATTTTTACATAATAGCTTATACAAAAAATCGGAAACTATTTGCTGGAACAGGCGGTTCGTCATTAATTCCAAATGAATCATTCCTGTTTGAGAATATTAACTTGGAAGGAGACTTTCAGAATGACACTGTTAACTTTAATCTGATTTGGGATAATTTCAAAGATTCTGCAAATTATGCAGCAGATATATCAGGATTAATAAATCTTAAGAAAAATAATAATAAAACATCTTATCAATGCAGTTTCTCCAATTCAGAAATTATTATAAATGATATTCCGTGGTTTTTTTCAAAGTCAATAATAACAATAGACTCAACCCATATCAATATATCAGATCTGAGCTTTAAAAATAAAGTTGAGGAGATTTATATTGACGGTAACATTTCAAATTATCCCGGAGATATTTTATATACCGAATTCAAAAACTTCAGCTTAGAAAACCTTTCGCCGATTACTCCCGGAAAGTTGAAGTTATACGGTAAACTGTCAGGAAGTGCAACATTAGCACATCTTTATGAAACACCATTAATTTTTACAAGAGATTCGATAGCAGATCTTAAAATTAATGATATTGATTTCGGGAATTTATATATTACAAGTCATTGGGATAATATTGGCAATAAAATCCATGTAAATGCATATAATTTAAAAGGTGAAAAGAGGCAATTTATGAATGATACTATATATGGAGATTATTGGCCGGAAAAAGACAGTATTAGTTTTATTGCAGATATCAGAAGCATGACTTTAAAAACACTGGAACATTATTATGAAGATTACGTAGGTTTTAACAGAACAGCTTTTGTAACAGGGAAAATTCTTATTAACGGTTACTTAAAAGAACCTTCTTTAACAGGAGATTTAAAATTAAAACAAACTACGGCACATATTAAATATTTGAATACAACTAATAATATTCAAGAAATGGATATTCACTTCGATAATGAAATAATAACATTTAGTGAAACCAAATTGTTATCCGGTAAATTTGGTTCGGCTCTGTTAAAAGGAAATATTCGTCATAATAACTTTTCAAATTTTATATTGGGAATTGATCTTGATGCAGATAATTTTATGCTGTCGGATATTATACCGACAGATTCATCTTTTTTCTACGGAAAAGCTTTCGGAACCGGGAACATTCGTATTTCAGGACCTTTGGAAGACTTAAAATTAGTTGCAGATATTACTACAAACAAAAATACCGAAATTTTTATTCCTGTTTCATCAAACGAAACTTTTGAAGAAGAAAACAGTTTCATAAAATTCATAACAGATACAACAGTTAAAGAAAAAATAACAATTCAAGAACAATATGCTGTTGAGTACGGAGGTTTTAGTATGAATGTTAAACTTAATGTAACTCCTGATGCTGCAATACAAATAATTTTTAATGAAAGTACGGGAGATCTTTTTACAAACGGTGAAGGAAATTTAAACTTAACTTTAAATCGGGAAGGTGATTTTAATATGTTTGGAAATTATATAATTTCAGAAGGAAGATATAATTTTAATATCAAAGAATATAAAAAGGATTTTATTATTGAAGAGGGTGGTTCTTTAAATTGGTACGGAAATCCTGAAGATGCAACAATTGATATCAAAGCTGTAAATAAATTATATAATGTAGCACTTAAAGATTTAGGATTAATATTAGATGAAACTAAAAAAACGGATGCTGCATGTTATATTCATATGACCGGAAGACTGCTGAATCCGGAATTAAAATTGTATGCGGAAATCCTTGATGACCACCCGGAATATATACAAAATCTAAATGCACTTGGAGAAAATGATATGAATGAACAGTTCTTGTTCTTGCTGATATTTAGAAAATTCAGACCACTACCCGGTATGGAAGGTTCAGGACCACAAGCTGATGTGGGGGAATTATTGACAGAGCAATTTAACAGTTTATTGAAAAATACCGGTGTAGGTGTTGGATACGAATCCGGAGATGAACTATTAACTGATAAATACATAGTAAAATATGATCAAGCAGTATTGGATGGAAGAATTGTATTTAAAGGGGAATTTGGTATGGGCGGAGCAAATACAAATATAGAACCGGGTACTAATCCGGCAAATAATTATGTAGGAGAAGTTGAAGTTGAAGCAAAATTAAACAGAAAAGGAACTGTTAGAGCAAAAGTTTATAACAAAGCTAATGACCAAATTGAAAATGAAGGAGATTATATACAAGGAATGGGTTTTGTTTGGAGAAAGAAGTTCAACACACTTAAAATTTGGGGAAGAGAAGAAGAAAAAGACAGTATCAAAACAAAACGATTCATTAAAAAAATAAAAAACCAAAACCCGTAA
- a CDS encoding acetyl-CoA C-acyltransferase, with amino-acid sequence MKEVFIVSAVRTPIGSFGGALASVPATKLGATAIKAAIEKSGIKPDDIDEVYMGNVISSNLGQAPARQAALFAGIPNKVPCTTINKVCSSGMKSVMFAAQTIMLGDNDIVVAGGMENMSSIPHYVPSIRTGIKLGDGKLIDGMVKDGLWDVYNNYHMGNAAELCAKEMNISREEQDRFAVQSYERSAAATEAGKFKDEIVPVEIKTRRGDVIVDVDEEFTNVKFEKIPSLRPVFVKEGTVTAANASTINDGAAAIVLMSKEKAEELGVKPIAKLIGYGDAAQEPEWFTTAPAKAIPKAIEKAGLKAGDIDYYEINEAFSVVALAALKELNLDDSKVNVNGGGVSLGHPLGATGTRIIVTLLNVLKQNKGKYGVAGLCNGGGGASSVVVEML; translated from the coding sequence ATGAAAGAAGTATTTATAGTTTCTGCTGTCAGAACACCAATAGGCAGTTTCGGAGGAGCTTTAGCAAGTGTTCCCGCTACTAAATTAGGAGCAACGGCAATAAAAGCTGCAATTGAAAAATCGGGAATTAAACCTGATGATATTGATGAAGTATATATGGGAAATGTTATTTCATCGAATTTAGGACAAGCTCCGGCACGTCAAGCTGCATTATTTGCCGGAATTCCCAATAAAGTTCCTTGTACTACTATTAATAAAGTATGTTCATCAGGAATGAAGTCTGTTATGTTTGCTGCACAGACCATTATGTTAGGCGACAATGACATTGTTGTAGCCGGCGGAATGGAGAACATGTCAAGCATACCTCATTATGTTCCGAGTATTCGTACGGGAATAAAATTAGGCGACGGTAAATTGATTGACGGAATGGTAAAAGACGGTTTATGGGATGTTTACAACAATTATCATATGGGAAATGCTGCTGAATTATGTGCTAAAGAAATGAATATCAGCAGGGAAGAACAAGACAGATTTGCTGTTCAATCTTATGAACGTTCTGCGGCAGCAACTGAAGCAGGTAAATTTAAAGATGAAATTGTACCGGTTGAAATAAAAACTCGCAGAGGAGACGTAATTGTTGACGTTGATGAAGAATTTACAAATGTTAAATTTGAAAAAATTCCGTCATTAAGACCTGTTTTTGTAAAAGAAGGAACAGTTACAGCAGCAAATGCTTCAACAATAAATGACGGTGCAGCTGCCATTGTTTTAATGAGTAAAGAAAAAGCAGAAGAACTCGGCGTGAAACCTATTGCTAAATTAATCGGTTACGGTGATGCTGCTCAAGAACCGGAATGGTTTACTACGGCACCTGCAAAAGCTATTCCTAAAGCTATTGAAAAAGCAGGCTTAAAAGCAGGCGATATTGATTATTATGAGATTAATGAAGCATTTTCAGTTGTTGCTCTTGCAGCTCTGAAAGAATTAAATTTGGATGATTCAAAAGTAAATGTAAACGGCGGAGGTGTTTCATTAGGCCATCCTTTGGGAGCAACCGGCACAAGGATTATTGTTACTCTTCTTAATGTATTAAAACAAAATAAGGGTAAATATGGTGTTGCGGGTTTATGCAACGGCGGAGGTGGTGCTTCATCTGTTGTAGTAGAGATGCTGTAG
- a CDS encoding class I mannose-6-phosphate isomerase, with protein sequence MIYPLKFKPIIKEKVWGGTKLNSILNKKVQTDNAGESWELSGVENNLSEVVNGPLKGKNIKELINIYKSDLVGKRVYSIFNNFFPLLIKFIDASDDLSVQVHPDDETAQKRHNENGKNEMWYIIDADKDADLILGVKENLSKSEYVEHVKKKSLRDILNHVKVKCKDVAYIPAGRIHAIMKGVFLAEIQQCSDLTYRIYDWDRKDLKGNYRQLHTEEAKDVVDLQKHNNYLINYDLKKNNSVNLCKNKYFTVNLIEFDKTITKNYHSTDSFVIYICISGKFSINSKKSELTAKKGDTILIPASISDVELFPDEKSEILEVYI encoded by the coding sequence ATGATATACCCTTTAAAATTTAAACCAATAATAAAAGAAAAAGTCTGGGGCGGAACCAAACTTAATTCTATACTCAACAAAAAGGTTCAGACTGATAATGCCGGTGAAAGTTGGGAATTATCAGGTGTTGAAAATAATTTATCGGAAGTTGTAAACGGACCTTTAAAGGGTAAAAACATCAAAGAATTAATAAACATATACAAAAGTGATCTTGTAGGGAAGAGAGTTTACAGCATATTTAACAACTTTTTCCCGTTATTAATAAAATTCATTGATGCAAGCGATGACTTATCAGTTCAAGTTCATCCCGATGATGAAACTGCTCAAAAACGACATAACGAAAACGGGAAAAATGAAATGTGGTACATCATTGATGCTGATAAAGATGCCGACTTAATATTGGGAGTAAAAGAAAACCTTTCAAAATCTGAATATGTTGAACATGTTAAGAAAAAATCATTGAGGGATATTTTAAACCATGTTAAAGTTAAATGCAAAGATGTTGCTTATATTCCGGCAGGAAGAATTCATGCAATTATGAAAGGTGTTTTTCTCGCAGAAATTCAACAATGTTCGGATCTGACATACAGGATATATGATTGGGACAGAAAAGATCTTAAGGGAAATTACAGACAACTTCATACTGAGGAAGCAAAAGATGTTGTCGATCTTCAAAAACATAATAATTATCTGATTAATTACGATCTGAAAAAAAACAATTCCGTTAATCTTTGTAAGAATAAATATTTTACGGTAAATCTGATTGAATTTGATAAAACTATAACAAAAAACTATCATTCAACAGACAGCTTTGTAATATACATTTGCATTTCCGGTAAATTCAGCATTAATTCTAAAAAAAGTGAATTAACTGCAAAAAAAGGTGATACGATTTTAATCCCCGCAAGTATTAGTGATGTTGAGTTATTTCCTGATGAAAAATCTGAAATTTTGGAAGTTTATATTTAA
- a CDS encoding PAS domain S-box protein produces MNLFQNFTIRSRFNFINVSVFALILIVVFFFYLTFNRILDYNKYNDNIDKLKIQYLNLRRYEQHFLLRYSEDSKFFISGENKYIDKLKNASKEITRLTNSILENSITEKLNLTETVYEIITVHSEYMQIFIDLSKKIYIRGSLNSGLIGELKSSAIQTLESSDYYTKKTINEMIRATDDYLYTNNEEYYFVFLKKYEQLLSSGYQEQSLYNIEDTIENAEDQVINYSSDKFLQSLNKFKNSFSSLVKTDKILGRTYEEGLEGDLRRKSQEFNNPVENIYNTIDNNKEIIKDRAIRNIFIFFILIAISFFVLFWRFSKSIVNPLNKLKKFIEPLSFGILPEKEPDIFGKNEITNITKSINNLIEGLKKTTSFAGAIGVGEYSTEYKPLSNNDSLGNALIEMRENLISTGIDEEKRKDEDKIRTWTNIGLTKFNDILIQNQGNIKEMSTAVISDLVKFINANQGGMFVFSDDEDEKYLELTATYAYGKEKKKNRKIFPGEGIIGMVALEKETVYMTEIPETYITITSGLGGAVPRSLLIVPMIVEEDIIGVIELASFNELEKHEIEFVKTLSENIASSLSITKINQRTAVLLEQSQRQAELMKVQEEEMRQNFEELQQIQEDSSRRSAEMAGILAAIDTSSLVIEINISGKIISVNRGLLDMLGVPETALTGTDFKDFIQSVDDDAYNIFWQQLMNGANIQRNEHIKIEDKELWFSVVYAPIIDDGGKILYILSIATDLSESKKLEFELKEQEKILRQNLEEINKARGEAERKQHILENTNEMLKANEKTLHSAVENAMKQRKEIAKKIEEIAEEEALSSSRLEGINLTNVTAQFDLNGKILSVNKIFEDIFGYTKKEIISKNQTFLLKEQYISSDNYKQLWENLKIGKHISGNFTFQGKNNKKVFLQGTYTAIRDASGKTISIILMGFDTTDLVMRTEELKACETELELKIQDLQMLREKLKN; encoded by the coding sequence ATGAATCTCTTTCAAAATTTCACAATCAGATCAAGGTTTAATTTTATTAATGTATCTGTTTTTGCTTTAATCCTTATTGTTGTATTTTTTTTCTATTTGACATTCAATAGAATACTTGATTATAATAAATATAATGATAATATTGATAAATTAAAAATTCAATATTTAAATCTTCGCAGATATGAACAACATTTTCTTTTAAGATATAGTGAAGATTCAAAATTTTTTATTTCAGGAGAGAATAAATATATTGACAAATTAAAAAATGCTTCAAAAGAAATTACTCGTTTAACAAATTCTATACTTGAAAATTCTATTACGGAAAAGCTTAATTTAACAGAAACAGTATATGAGATTATCACAGTTCATTCTGAATATATGCAGATATTCATTGATCTTTCAAAAAAGATATATATAAGAGGCTCTCTTAATTCAGGACTTATCGGTGAACTCAAATCTTCTGCCATACAAACTTTGGAGTCATCAGACTATTATACAAAAAAAACAATTAATGAAATGATCAGAGCAACTGATGATTATCTTTACACCAATAATGAAGAGTATTATTTTGTTTTTTTAAAAAAGTATGAACAATTATTATCTTCCGGTTACCAAGAGCAAAGTCTTTACAATATTGAAGATACAATTGAAAATGCCGAAGACCAAGTTATTAACTATTCGTCTGACAAATTTCTGCAATCACTCAATAAATTTAAAAACAGCTTCTCTTCTCTTGTAAAAACTGACAAAATTTTAGGAAGAACATATGAAGAAGGTTTAGAAGGAGATTTAAGAAGGAAAAGCCAAGAATTTAACAATCCTGTCGAAAATATTTATAATACAATAGATAATAATAAAGAAATTATTAAAGACAGAGCTATACGTAACATTTTTATCTTTTTTATTCTGATTGCAATCTCTTTCTTTGTCTTATTTTGGAGATTTTCAAAGTCTATTGTCAATCCGCTTAATAAATTAAAGAAATTTATTGAGCCGTTAAGTTTTGGGATTTTGCCTGAAAAAGAACCGGATATTTTCGGAAAGAACGAAATTACAAATATTACTAAATCAATTAATAATCTTATTGAAGGTTTAAAGAAAACTACATCTTTTGCCGGTGCAATCGGAGTAGGGGAATATTCTACTGAATATAAACCTTTGAGTAATAATGATTCATTAGGAAATGCTCTTATTGAAATGAGAGAAAATTTAATATCAACCGGTATTGATGAAGAAAAAAGAAAGGATGAAGACAAGATAAGAACATGGACTAATATCGGATTAACAAAATTTAATGATATTCTCATACAAAATCAAGGGAATATTAAAGAGATGTCAACAGCTGTTATTTCCGATTTGGTGAAATTTATCAATGCCAATCAAGGAGGAATGTTTGTCTTTAGTGATGATGAAGATGAAAAATATCTTGAATTAACTGCAACCTATGCTTATGGCAAAGAGAAGAAAAAGAACAGAAAGATCTTTCCGGGTGAGGGTATAATCGGAATGGTTGCTCTTGAAAAAGAAACTGTGTATATGACAGAAATACCGGAAACATATATTACCATAACTTCCGGATTGGGTGGTGCTGTACCGAGAAGCCTTTTAATAGTACCTATGATTGTTGAAGAAGATATTATCGGAGTTATTGAATTGGCTTCTTTCAATGAACTTGAAAAGCACGAAATTGAATTTGTAAAAACGCTTTCTGAAAACATAGCATCTTCATTATCTATTACAAAGATTAATCAGCGAACAGCGGTTTTGCTTGAGCAATCGCAAAGACAAGCAGAATTAATGAAAGTGCAAGAAGAAGAGATGAGACAAAATTTTGAAGAATTACAACAAATTCAAGAAGATTCGTCCAGAAGATCTGCAGAAATGGCCGGTATTCTCGCAGCAATTGATACATCATCGCTTGTAATTGAGATTAATATTTCAGGAAAGATCATATCTGTAAACCGAGGACTTCTTGATATGTTAGGTGTTCCTGAAACTGCTCTGACAGGTACAGATTTTAAAGATTTTATACAATCGGTTGATGATGATGCATACAATATTTTTTGGCAACAATTGATGAACGGAGCTAACATTCAAAGAAATGAACATATTAAAATTGAAGATAAAGAACTGTGGTTTTCTGTTGTTTATGCACCAATCATTGATGATGGCGGAAAAATTTTATATATTCTCTCTATTGCAACAGACCTCAGCGAATCTAAAAAACTTGAATTTGAATTAAAAGAACAAGAAAAAATATTAAGACAAAATCTTGAAGAAATTAATAAAGCCAGAGGCGAAGCTGAAAGAAAACAACATATTCTTGAAAATACTAACGAAATGTTGAAAGCAAATGAGAAAACTTTGCATTCTGCTGTTGAAAATGCGATGAAACAAAGAAAAGAGATTGCAAAAAAAATTGAAGAAATTGCCGAGGAAGAAGCGTTATCTTCAAGTAGGTTGGAAGGTATTAACCTAACAAATGTTACTGCTCAATTTGATCTCAACGGCAAAATTTTATCGGTAAACAAAATATTTGAAGATATTTTCGGATATACTAAAAAAGAGATTATTTCAAAAAATCAAACTTTTCTGTTGAAAGAACAATATATTTCTTCTGATAACTATAAGCAACTTTGGGAAAATCTTAAAATCGGGAAACACATAAGCGGTAATTTTACATTTCAAGGAAAAAATAATAAAAAAGTTTTTCTTCAAGGAACTTATACAGCAATAAGAGATGCGTCAGGGAAAACAATAAGCATCATATTAATGGGATTTGATAC